The Oxyura jamaicensis isolate SHBP4307 breed ruddy duck chromosome Z, BPBGC_Ojam_1.0, whole genome shotgun sequence genome window below encodes:
- the TLN1 gene encoding talin-1 isoform X2 — protein sequence MVALSLKISIGNVVKTMQFEPSTMVYDACRMIRERVPEAQMGQPNDFGLFLSDEDPKKGIWLEAGKALDYYMLRNGDTMEYKKKQRPLKIRMLDGTVKTVMVDDSKTVTDMLMTICARIGITNYDEYSLVREIMEEKKEEVTGTLKKDKTLLRDEKKMEKLKQKLHTDDELNWLDHGRTLREQGIDDNETLLLRRKFFYSDQNVDSRDPVQLNLLYVQARDDILNGSHPVSFDKACEFAGYQCQIQFGPHNEQKHKPGFLELKDFLPKEYIKQKGERKIFMAHKSCGNMSEIEAKVRYVKLARSLKTYGVSFFLVKEKMKGKNKLVPRLLGITKECVMRVDEKTKEVIQEWSLTNIKRWAASPKSFTLDFGDYQDGYYSVQTTEGEQIAQLIAGYIDIILKKKKSKDHFGLEGDEESTMLEDSVSPKKSTVLQQQFNRVGKAELGSVALPAIMRTGAGGPENFQVGTMPQAQLQITSGQMHRGHMPPLTSAQQALTGTINSSMQAVNAAQATLDDFETLPPLGQDAASKAWRKNKMDESKHEIHSQVDAITAGTASVVNLTAGDPADTDYTAVGCAVTTISSNLTEMSKGVKLLAALMEDEGGNGRQLLQAAKNLASAVSDLLKTAQPASAEPRQNLLQAAGLVGQTSGELLQQIGESDTDPRFQIPESRRARILSASDPKTDMLMQLAKAVASAAAALVLKAKNVAQKTEDSALQTQVIAAATQCALSTSQLVACTKVVAPTISSPVCQEQLIEAGKLVAKSAEGCVEASKAATSDDQLLKQVGVAATAVTQALNDLLQHIKQHATGGQPIGRYDQATDTILNVTENIFSSMGDAGEMVRQARILAQATSDLVNAIKADAEGETDLENSRKLLSAAKILADATAKMVEAAKGAAAHPDSEEQQQRLREAAEGLRMATNAAAQNAIKKKLVHKLEHAAKQAAASATQTIAAAQHAAASNKNPAAQQQLVQSCKVVADQIPMLVQGVRGSQSQPDSPSAQLALIAASQNFLQPGGKMVAAAKATVPTITDQASAMQLSQCAKNLAAALAELRTAAQKAQEACGPLEIDSALGLVQSLERDLQEAKAAARDGKLKPLPGETMEKCAQDLGNSTKAVTSAIAHLLGEVAQGNENYTGIAAREVAQALRSLSQAARGVAANTSDPQAQGAMLECASDVMDKANNLIEEARKAVAKPGDPDSQQRLVQVAKAVSQALNRCVNCLPGQRDVDAAIRMVGEASKRLLSDSFPPSTKTFQEAQSQLNRAAAGLNQSANELVQASRGTPQDLAKSSGKFGQDFNEFLQAGVEMASLSPNKEDQAQVVSNLKSISMSSSKLLLAAKALSADPAAPNLKNQLAAAARAVTDSINQLITMCTQQAPGQKECDNALRELETVKELLENPTQTVNDMSYFNCLDSVMENSKVLGESMAGISQNAKNSKLPEFGESISAASKALCGLTEAAAQAAYLVGVSDPNSQAGQQGLVDPTQFARANQAIQMACQNLVDPACTQSQVLSAATIVAKHTSALCNTCRLASSRTANPVAKRQFVQSAKEVANSTANLVKTIKALDGAFNEENRERCRAATAPLIEAVDNLTAFASNPEFATVPAQISPEGRRAMEPIVSSAKTMLESSAGLIQTARSLAVNPKDPPQWSVLAGHSRTVSDSIKKLITNMRDKAPGQRECDEAIDVLNRCMREVDQASLAAISQQLAPREGISQEALHNQMITAVQEINNLIEPVASAARAEASQLGHKVSQMAQYFEPLILAAIGAASKTPNHQQQMNLLDQTKTLAESALQMLYTAKEAGGNPKQAAHTQEALEEAVQMMKEAVEDLTTTLNEAASAAGVVGGMVDSITQAINQLDEGPMGEPEGTFVDYQTTMVKTAKAIAVTVQEMVTKSTTNPDELGILANQLTNEYGQLAQEAKPAALTAENEEIGSHIKRRVQELGHGCAALVTKAGALQCSPSDAYTKKELIESARKVSEKVSHVLAALQAGNRGTQACITAASAVSGIIADLDTTIMFATAGTLNRENSETFADHREGILKTAKALVEDTKVLVQNATASQEKLAQAAQSSVTTITRLAEVVKLGAASLGSEDPETQVVLINAVKDVAKALGDLIGATKAAAGKAGDDPAVYQLKNSAKVMVTNVTSLLKTVKAVEDEATKGTRALEATIEHIRQELAVFSSPVPPAQVSTPEDFIRMTKGITMATAKAVAAGNSCRQEDVIATANLSRRAIADMLRACKEAAYHPEVSADVRQRALRFGRECADGYLELLEHVLVILQKPTHELKQQLAGYSKRVASSVTELIQAAEAMKGTEWVDPEDPTVIAENELLGAAAAIEAAAKKLEQLKPRAKPKQADESLDFEEQILEAAKSIAAATSALVKAASAAQRELVAQGKVGAIPANAVDDGQWSQGLISAARMVAAATNNLCEAANAAVQGHASEEKLISSAKQVAASTAQLLVACKVKADHDSEAMKRLQAAGNAVKRASDNLVKAAQKAAAFQDHDETVVVKEKMVGGIAQIIAAQEEMLRKERELEEARKKLAMIRQQQYKFLPSELRDEEQN from the exons ATGGTTGCCCTCTCGCTGAAGATCAGCATCGGCAATGTGGTGAAGACGATGCAGTTCGAGCCCTCCACCATGGTGTACGACGCCTGCCGCATGATCCGGGAGCGGGTGCCCGAGGCGCAGATGGGACAGC CCAACGATTTCGGGCTGTTCCTCTCGGATGAAGATCCAAAGAAAGGGATctggctggaggctgggaaggCTCTGGACTACTACATGCTCCGCAATGGG GACACCATGGAGTACAAGAAGAAGCAGCGGCCCCTGAAGATCCGCATGCTGGACGGGACGGTGAAAACGGTCATGGTCGATGACTCCAAAACCGTCACAGACATGCTGATGACGATATGCGCCCGAATCG GCATCACCAACTACGATGAGTACTCCCTCGTCCGGGAGATcatggaggagaagaaggaggaggtcACCGGCACGCTCAAGAAGGACAAGACCCTGCTGCGGGATGAGAAGAAGATGGAGAAGCTCAAGCAGAAACTGCACACGGACGACGAGT TGAACTGGCTGGACCACGGCCGGACCCTGCGCGAGCAGGGCATTGACGACAACGAGACGCTGCTGCTGCGGCGCAAGTTCTTCTACTCCGACCAGAATGTGGACTCGCGAGACCCCGTGCAGCTCAACCTGCTCTACGTGCAG GCTCGGGATGACATCCTCAACGGCTCCCACCCCGTCTCCTTCGACAAAGCGTGCGAGTTCGCCGGCTACCAGTGCCAGATCCAGTTCGGGCCGCACAACGAGCAGAAGCACAAGCCAGGCTTTCTGGA GCTCAAGGACTTCCTGCCCAAGGAGTACATCAAGCAGAAAGGGGAGCGCAAGATCTTCATG GCCCACAAGAGCTGCGGGAACATGAGCGAGATCGAGGCCAAAGTTCGCTACGTGAAGCTGGCCCGTTCCCTCAAGACCTACGGCGTCTCCTTCTTCCTGGTCAAG GAGAAGATGAAGGGGAAGAACAAGCTGGTGCCGCGGCTGCTGGGGATCACCAAGGAGTGCGTGATGCGTGTGGACGAGAAAACCAAGGAAGTCATTCAGGAGTGGAGCCTGACCAACATCAAGCGCTGGGCAGCCTCCCCCAAGAGCTTCACCCTG GATTTTGGAGATTACCAGGATGGCTACTACTCCGTGCAGACAACGGAGGGGGAGCAGATCGCCCAGCTGATCGCCGGCTACATCGACATCATCCTGAAAAAG aaaaagagcaaagacCACTTTGGCCTGGAGGGGGATGAGGAGTCCACCATGCTGGAAGACTCCGTGTCTCCAAAGAA GTCgactgtgctgcagcagcagttcaaCCGCGTCGGCAAGGCGGAGCTGGGCTCGGTGGCCCTGCCGGCCATCATGCGCacgggggctgggggccccgAGAACTTCCAGGTGGGCACCATGCCCCAGGCCCAGCTGCAGATCACCAGTGGCCAGATGCACCGAGGGCACATGCCGCCCCTG ACTTCAGCCCAGCAGGCGCTGACGGGCACCATCAACTCCAGCATGCAGGCTGTGAACGCAGCCCAGGCCACCCTGGATGACTTCGAGACCTTGCCGCCCCTCGGGCAGGATGCC GCTTCCAAAGCTTGGCGCAAGAACAAGATGGATGAGTCCAAGCACGAGATCCACTCCCAGGTGGATGCTATCACTGCCGGCACAGCCTCGGTGGTCAACCTCACCGCAG GGGACCCAGCAGATACGGACTACACAGCCGTGGGCTGTGCCGTCACCACCATATCTTCTAACCTGACCGAGATGTCCAAGGGCGTGAAGCTGCTGGCCGCCCTGATGGAGGATGAGGGAGGCAACGGgcggcagctcctgcaggcggCCAAGAACCTGGCCAGCGCCGTCTCCGACTTGCTGAAAACGGCACAGCCTGCCAGCGCCGAG CCCCGCCAGAACCTCCTGCAGGCCGCCGGCCTCGTGGGCCAGACcagcggggagctgctgcagcagatcGGGGAGAGCGACACCGACCCTCGGTTCCAG ATACCAGAAAGCCGGCGCGCTCGGATCCTGTCTGCTTCTGACCCAAAGACG GACATGCTCATGCAGCTGGCCAAGGCCGTGGCCAGCGCCGCTGCCGCCCTGGTGCTGAAAGCCAAGAACGTGGCTCAGAAAACGGAGGACTCGGCGCTGCAGACGCAGGTGATCGCGGCTGCCACGCAGTGCGCCCTCTCCACCTCCCAGCTGGTGGCTTGCACCAAG GTGGTGGCTCCCACCATCAGCTCCCCggtgtgccaggagcagctgatCGAGGCCGGCAAGTTGGTGGCCAAGTCGGCAGAGGGCTGTGTGGAGGCCTCCAAGGCGGCCACCAGCGACGACCAGCTGCTGAAGCAGGTGGGGGTGGCAGCCACCGCCGTCACCCAGGCCCTGAAtgacctgctgcagcacatcaAGCAGCACGCCACGGGCGGGCAGCCCATCGGGCGCTACGACCAGGCCACCGACACCATCCTCAACGTCACCGAGAACATCTTCAGCTCCATGGGCGACGCGG GGGAAATGGTGCGGCAGGCTCGTATTCTGGCACAGGCCACCTCCGACCTCGTCAATGCCATCAAAGCCGACGCAGAGGGAGAGACGGACCTGGAGAACTCGCGCAAGCTGCTGAGCGCGGCCAAGATCCTGGCCGACGCCACTGCCAAGATGGTCGAGGCTGCAAAG ggagctgcagcccaccCGGACagcgaggagcagcagcagcggctgcGGGAGGCGGCGGAGGGGCTCCGCATGGCCACCAACGCCGCGGCGCAGAACGCCATCAAGAAGAAGCTGGTGCACAAGCTGGAG CATGCAGCCAAGCAAGCGGCCGCCTCCGCCACCCAGACCATCGCCGCCGCGCAGCACGCCGCCGCCTCCAACAAGAACCCCGccgcacagcagcagctggtgcagaGCTGCAAG GTGGTGGCCGACCAGATCCCCATGCTGGTGCAGGGCGTGCGGGGAAGCCAGTCGCAGCCGGACAGCCCCAGCGCCCAGCTGGCTCTCATCGCCGCCAGCCAGAACTTCCTGCAG CCCGGTGGGAAGATGGTAGCCGCGGCCAAAGCCACCGTGCCCACCATCACCGACCAAGCCTCCGCCATGCAGCTCAGCCAGTGCGCCAAGAACCTGGCCGCCGCCCTGGCCGAGCTCCGCACGGCCGCACAGAAG GCACAGGAGGCCTGTGGGCCCCTGGAGATCGACTCGGCGCTGGGCCTGGTGCAGAGCCTGGAGAGGGACCTGCAGGAGGCCAAGGCGGCCGCCAGGGATGGCAAGCTCAAACCTCTGCCCGGAGAGACG ATGGAGAAGTGCGCCCAGGACCTGGGGAACAGCACCAAGGCCGTCACCTCCGCCATCGCCCACCTCCTGGGCGAGGTGGCCCAGGGCAACGAGAACTACACAG GCATCGCTGCCCGGGAGGTGGCCCAGGCGCTGCGCTCGCTCAGCCAGGCCGCCCGCGGCGTGGCGGCCAACACGTCGGACCCGCAGGCGCAGGGCGCCATGCTGGAGTGCGCCAGCGATGTCATGGATAAGGCCAACAACCTCATCGAGGAGGCCAGGAAGGCCGTGGCCAAGCCCGGAGACCCCGACAGCCAGCAGCGCCTGGTGCAG GTGGCCAAGGCGGTGTCGCAGGCGCTGAACCGCTGCGTGAACTGCCTGCCTGGGCAGCGGGACGTGGACGCTGCCATCCGCATGGTGGGAGAGGCCAGCAAGAGGCTGCTGTCGGATTCG tTCCCTCCCAGCACCAAGACCTTCCAGGAGGCACAGAGCCAGCTGAACCGGGCAGCGGCGGGACTCAACCAGTCTGCCAACGAGCTGGTGCAGGCATCGCGGGGCACCCCACAGGACCTGGCCAAGTCCTCGGGCAAATTTGGACAGGACTTCAACGAGTTCCTGCAGGCGGGAGTGGAGATGGCCAGCCTGTCCCCG AACAAGGAAGACCAGGCGCAGGTGGTGTCAAACTTGAAGAGCATCTCCATGTCCtccagcaagctgctgctggcagcaaaggCGCTTTCCGCtgaccctgcagcccccaacCTCAAGAatcagctggcagcagctgcacg GGCCGTGACCGACAGCATTAACCAGCTGATCACCATGTGCACCCAGCAGGCGCCAGGACAGAAGGAGTGCGACAATgccctgagggagctggag ACGGTGAAGGAGCTGTTGGAGAACCCCACGCAGACTGTCAATGACATGTCCTACTTCAACTGCCTGGACAGCGTCATGGAGAACTCCAAG GTGCTGGGCGAGTCCATGGCCGGCATCTCCCAGAACGCCAAGAACAGCAAGCTGCCCGAGTTCGGGGAGTCCATCAGCGCCGCCTCCAAGGCTCTCTGCGGGCTCACGGAGGCAGCAGCCCAG GCTGCCTACCTGGTGGGAGTTTCTGATCCCAACAGCCAGGCGGGACAGCAGGGCCTGGTCGACCCCACTCAGTTTGCCAGAGCTAACCAAGCCATCCAGATGGCCTGCCAGAACCTGGTGGACCCTGCCTGCACGCAGTCACAG GTGCTGTCAGCAGCCACCATCGTGGCCAAGCACACCTCGGCCCTGTGCAACACGTGCCGCCTGGCCTCCTCCCGCACCGCCAACCCCGTCGCCAAGCGGCAGTTCGTCCAGTCGGCCAAGGAGGTGGCCAACAGCACGGCCAACCTGGTGAAGACCATCAAG GCCCTGGACGGAGCCTTCAACGAGGAGAACCGGGAGCGGTGCCGCGCGGCTACGGCTCCTCTGATAGAGGCTGTGGACAACCTGACGGCCTTTGCCTCCAACCCGGAGTTTGCCACCGTTCCTGCCCAGATCAGCCCCGAG GGTCGCAGAGCCATGGAGCCCATTGTCTCATCTGCCAAGACCATGCTGGAGAGCTCTGCCGGCCTCATCCAGACCGCACGCTCCCTGGCCGTCAACCCCAAGGACCCGCCGCAGTGGTCGGTGCTGGCCGGGCACTCTCGCACCGTCTCGGACTCCATCAAGAAGCTGATCACCAACATGAG GGACAAAGCTCCTGGGCAGAGGGAGTGCGACGAGGCCATCGACGTCCTCAACAGATGCATGCGGGAGGTGGACCAGGCCTCCCTCGCAGCCATCAGCCAGCAGCTGGCCCCTCGAGAAGGCATCTCCCAGGAG GCTTTGCACAACCAGATGATCACGGCCGTGCAGGAGATCAACAACCTGATCGAGCCCGTGGCCAGCGCCGCGCGGGCTGAGGCCTCGCAGCTGGGACACAAG GTGTCCCAGATGGCTCAGTACTTCGAGCCGCTCATCTTGGCGGCTATCGGTGCTGCCTCCAAGACACCCaaccaccagcagcagatgAACCTCCTGGACCAGACCAAAACGCTGGCCGAGTCTGCCCTGCAGATGTTGTACACCGCCAAGGAGGCCGGTGGGAACCCCAAG CAAGCTGCCCACACGCAGGAAGCTCTGGAGGAGGCCGTGCAGATGATGAAGGAGGCTGTGGAGGACCTGACCACCACGCTGAATGAGGCAGCCAGCGCTGCGGGTGTCGTTGGGGGCATGGTGGACTCCATCACACAGGCCATCAACCAG CTGGACGAGGGGCCAATGGGCGAGCCAGAGGGGACCTTTGTGGACTACCAGACCACGATGGTGAAGACGGCCAAGGCTATCGCAGTGACTGTGCAGGAGATG GTCACCAAGTCCACCACCAACCCCGATGAGCTGGGCATACTGGCCAACCAGCTGACCAACGAGTATGGGCAGCTGGCACAGGAGGCCAAGCCAGCAGCGCTCACCGCTGAGAACGAGGAG ATCGGCTCCCACATCAAGCGCCgggtgcaggagctgggtcACGGCTGCGCCGCCCTGGTGACCAAGGCTGGAGCCCTGCAGTGCAGCCCCAGCGATGCCTACACCAAGAAGGAGCTGATAGAGAGCGCGCGCAAGGTCTCCGAGAAG GTGTCCCACgtgctggcagccctgcaggctgggAACCGCGGCACGCAAGCCTGCATCACTGCCGCCAGCGCCGTCTCTGGCATCATCGCTGACCTCGACACCACCATCATGTTTGCCACGGCAGGGACACTCAATCGGGAGAACTCGGAGACCTTCGCTGACCACAG GGAGGGCATCTTGAAGACAGCCAAGGCGCTGGTGGAGGACACCAAGGTGCTGGTGCAGAATGCCACGGCCAGCCAGGAGaagctggcccaggctgcccagtcCTCCGTGACCACCATCACCCGCCTGGCAGAGGTGGTGaagctgggtgctgccagcctgggctCTGAAGACCCGGAGACTCAG GTGGTTCTGATCAATGCTGTGAAGGACGTGGCCAAGGCACTTGGGGATCTAATCGGTGCCaccaaagcagctgctggcaaaGCTGGGGATGACCCTGCTGTCTACCAGCTGAAGAACTCCGCCAAG GTGATGGTGACCAACGTCACTTCCTTGCTGAAGACGGTGAAGGCTGTGGAGGACGAGGCCACGAAGGGGACGCGGGCACTGGAGGCCACGATAGAGCACATCCGCCAGGAGCTGGCG GTCTTCTCCTCCCCGGTGCCTCCCGCCCAGGTCTCCACCCCGGAGGACTTCATCCGAATGACGAAAGGCATCACGATGGCCACGGCCAAAGCTGTGGCCGCGGGCAACTCGTGTCGGCAGGAGGACGTCATCGCCACGGCCAACCTGAGCCGCCGTGCCATCGCGGACATGCTGCGCGCCTGCAAG GAGGCTGCCTACCACCCGGAGGTGAGCGCCGACGTGCGGCAGCGGGCGCTGCGCTTCGGCAGGGAGTGTGCCGATGGCtacctggagctgctggaacaCGTGCTGGTG ATCCTGCAGAAGCCGACCCAcgagctgaagcagcagctggccGGGTACTCCAAGCGGGTGGCCAGCTCCGTCACCGAGCTCATCCAGGCAGCTGAGGCCATGAAAG GGACGGAGTGGGTTGACCCAGAAGATCCCACGGTCATCGCTGAGAAcgagctgctgggggcagcggcTGCCATCGAGGCTGCGGCCAagaagctggagcagctgaagcCGAGGGCCAAGCCTAAG CAAGCAGATGAGAGCCTGGACTTTGAGGAGCAGATCCTGGAAGCTGCCAAATCCATCGCGGCAGCTACGAGCGCCCTGGTGAAGGCAGCCTCAGCAGCCCAGCGAGAGTTAGTGGCCCAAGGAAAG